The following coding sequences lie in one Desmodus rotundus isolate HL8 chromosome 1, HLdesRot8A.1, whole genome shotgun sequence genomic window:
- the SEC16A gene encoding protein transport protein Sec16A isoform X7, whose amino-acid sequence MQPPPQAVPPSVVGPPPAGSPPSMLWSSSSYRRQAPASARGAAVTCPLQPVTDPFAFSRQALQNDSPGGSSKSSPPVLPGPAPPAFLQHPGLPVPHTNAADSCQGPRELLPRPLSQPWPGASPFSSVLTPPVPPGPEMSRRAEVASSPERHVQAQYVPAAGPDALHGGLPGPARPPSGQNPHSSAAAAPVFSQPHQQVPGQWGPMQGGLQASGQHYRPCPEGPFPSAVPQASGVSHFPALSSLPQGPDYEQHSPPVTGPLAGDGREEAACTQSGDHSASNVGLDSALRQSAGAGGPRAGWEARPSHADPARMSPFAQGNSPESRLYCPLGAGAGAGWALPEASSGALSMFFQGGERENEETLSSENTGSAAQSGGDGSFPSAGLGPPPAHGSAGGIYQASLRGLRSETTQQGGDTQPYFPWSMGTQHDKPPTRSTAADLWGDMAGSGPHATGGSHCENVENLEFTQNQEVLPSEPPGLDASSPGDQLRYGPLPGPAVPRLSVVGHAGGSGSNLEALDAPLYPVRSDSVSSSYSSKSHRSASGAARPQDLGTFIQQEAGKPEDEASGSFFKQIDSSPVGGETDETTGSPSYRSSLSQPLTPSPPKPTGVFQTSANSSFEPVRSHLVGVKPVEADRANVVGEAKVTHTPQKRRPAAAPPDACPGNLEQPPDNMETLLPPQACPLPPTAPAEAGHGLPHPGGPPLETVLLTPEKRPSARAPGAMKCESPATTLWAQNELPDFGGNILLAPAAPALHVPGKPQPSDVIQPPDEGVSSQLPRQPGCLLPLQSRNSIGASENLENPPKMGEEEALPSQQVAKGAQEQRGLERVQQGPAPPPPQGPRAAPSEPSNPESLPLRGQPPNSASPAPADPTQQLLPRPPRSSSASLVSSSPSQASAPLGQQWAQPLPLDLASYYYYRSPYDGYQAQYPSPYPPDPGTAPLYYQDVYGLYEPRYRPYDSTAPAYADNYRCPEPERPSSRASHCSDRPSARRGHPEGHSNSERGWSSQSDYASYYCGRYDYGEPGRWDRYPYGSRFRDPRPYDRSYWFDADYELYRKESYAYADRPERYDDPWKYDPRFTGSFDDDPEPHRDPYGDDADRRSVHSEHSAQSLRSAPSRHSSFSAHSQQSQVYRSRSVAVGPYEAPPPPSSFHGDYAYDTCVSNFSGTQGFTEYGYPVDAGWPAVEQAPSRPTSPEKFSVPHVCARFGPGGQLIKVIPNLPSEGQPALVEVHSMETLLQHLPEQEEMRAFPGPLGKDDTHKVDVINFAQNKATKCLQNENLIDKESANLLWNFIILLCRQNGTVVGTDIAELLLQDHKTVWLPGKSPNEANLIDFTNEALEQAEEEESGEAQLSFLTDSQAAAASTQEKETERFRELLLYGRKKDALESAMKNGLWGHALLLASKMDGRTHARVMTRFANSLPINDPLQTVYQLMSGRMPAASTCCGDEKWGDWRPHLAMVLSNLSHNVEVESRTMATMGDTLASKGLLDAAHFCYLMAQVGFGVYTKKTTKLVLIGSNHSLPFLKFATNEAIQRTEAYEYAQSLGAQSDPLPDFQVFKFIYSCRLADVGLATQAFHYCEAIARSVLLQPQSHSPVLISQLVEIASQLRLFDPQLKEKPEEESFAEPVWLVQLRRVQKQVKEGAALWSQDTAFPRPCPSTPSSEGGQRDGLGLAQPLDLGAENPLLAPPVPSTEHAGQGVWLLPSALPTLHDSQPAFPARVPVFPVPPLGPAEPGPGYGLPGAALGFAETSGPAPAALYPGPGLPPSAPSLQDSERPLRESRPQDPGAAPRDPRGGDLLAERREEDLGGKVDVGSSRTLLDSEAPLAWGAARPGALQPPSLTPAPQVENSVQAARKEAKEPKKGGGSWLSWLTGKKRTEAFLPEDTHKSIVWDEKKNRWVDTSEPEEEKKAPPPPPMSLPTAPQAAAPGPGGAPRASVNMFSRKAGGTRARYVDVLNPGGPQRADPALAPADLFAPLAPLPFPAPLFGPNPEAEGAPPSEGAVREGHAPAGGPAHPEPSLEPKVVSSAASLPASDLAPCPVDGSQGGELSRCSSMSSLSREVSQHLNQAPSDQPPAAGVPGAAVPFYNPTQFAQASVTSGSSRSGRIGQRKYPALR is encoded by the exons ATGCAGCCACCACCACAGGCTGTCCCACCCAGCGTGGTGGGGCCGCCTCCAGCTGGGAGCCCCCCGAGCATGTTGTGGTCGAGCAGCTCGTACCGGAGACAGGCGCCTGCTAGTGCCCGCGGAGCTGCGGTGACTTGCCCACTGCAGCCAGTGACGGACCCGTTTGCTTTCAGTAGACAGGCGCTTCAGAACGACTCGCCGGGTGGTTCGTCCAAGAGCAGCCCACCCGTTTtgccaggcccagccccaccagcGTTTCTTCAGCACCCCGGTCTGCCTGTGCCTCACACAAATGCTGCGGACAGCTGCCAAGGACCACGTGAGCTTTTGCCAAGACCTCTGTCCCAGCCTTGGCCAGGGGCGAGTCCCTTTTCCAGCGTGCTGACCCCCCCGGTACCACCCGGGCCTGAGATGAGCAGGAGGGCTGAGGTCGCTTCCAGCCCCGAGCGCCATGTGCAGGCCCAATACGTTCCAGCAGCAGGTCCGGACGCTCTGCATGGGGGCCTCCCTGGGCCTGCCAGGCCCCCGAGCGGGCAGAACCCCCACAGCAGCGCTGCGGCAGCCCCTGTCTTCTCTCAGCCTCACCAGCAAGTGCCAGGGCAGTGGGGACCCATGCAGGGAGGCCTGCAGGCCTCGGGCCAGCATTATCGGCCCTGCCCAGAAGGGCCTTTTCCAAGTGCAGTGCCGCAGGCCTCTGGCGTGTCCCACTTCCCTGCTCTGTCCAGCCTGCCTCAGGGTCCTGACTACGAGCAGCACAGCCCTCCCGTCACAGGACCCTTGGCCGGTGACgggagagaggaggcagcctGCACGCAGAGTGGAGACCACTCAGCAAGTAACGTTGGTCTTGACAGCGCACTCCGGCAGAGCGCCGGGGCTGGGGGCCCTCGGGCTGGCTGGGAGGCCAGGCCGAGCCATGCAGACCCCGCTCGCATGAGCCCCTTCGCTCAGGGAAACAGCCCAGAAAGCCGTTTATACTGCCCTCTGGGAGCTGGGGCCGGGGCCGGTTGGGCCCTGCCAGAAGCCAGCTCAGGCGCGCTCTCCATGTTTTTccaagggggggagagagaaaacgaGGAGACCCTCTCATCTGAAAACACAGGCTCTGCTGCTCAGTCCGGCGGGGATGGTTCCTTCCCCAGTGCTGGTCTGGGCCCTCCTCCTGCGCACGGTAGTGCAGGTGGCATTTACCAGGCCTCTCTCAGAGGTCTGCGCAGCGAGACCACGCAGCAGGGAGGAGACACGCAACCTTACTTTCCTTGGTCCATGGGCACCCAGCATGATAAACCACCTACTCGGAGCACTGCTGCAGATCTGTGGGGAGACATGGCAGGCTCAGGGCCTCATGCCACTGGGGGCTCACACTGCGAGAATGTGGAGAACTTGGAGTTTACTCAGAACCAGGAGGTCCTCCCAAGCGAGCCCCCAGGTCTGGATGCTTCCTCCCCAGGTGACCAACTCAGATACGGGCCCCTTCCTGGGCCCGCGGTCCCCAGGCTCAGCGTCGTGGGCCACGCTGGAGGCAGCGGCTCAAATCTCGAGGCCCTGGACGCACCACTGTACCCAGTGCGGTCGGATAGCGTGTCCTCCAGTTACAGCAGCAAGAGCCACCGGAGTGCGTCCGGTGCCGCCAGGCCCCAGGACCTGGGCACCTTCATCCAGCAGGAAGCTGGGAAACCTGAGGACGAGGCTTCAGGGAGCTTTTTTAAGCAGATCGATTCTTCTCCTGTGGGAGGCGAGACAGATGAGACCACCGGGAGCCCCAGTTACCGTAGCAGCCTGTCCCAGCCCTTGACCCCAAGTCCCCCCAAACCTACAGGGGTATTTCAGACAAGTGCAAATAGTTCTTTTGAACCAGTGAGGTCCCACCTAGTTGGAGTAAAACCAGTCGAGGCAGATCGTGCCAATGTGGTGGGGGAGGCGAAGGTGACCCACACCCCTCAGAAGCGGAGACCGGCCGCCGCACCACCTGATGCCTGCCCTGGCAACCTGGAGCAGCCCCCGGACAACATGGagaccctcctcccaccccaggcctgtCCTCTGCCTCCCACTGCACCTGCTGAAGCCGGTCACGGGCTTCCGCACCCTGGGGGGCCGCCCTTGGAGACAGTGCTCCTGACCCCTGAGAAGAGGCCCTCGGCCCGGGCCCCAGGGGCCATGAAGTGTGAGAGTCCAGCAACGACTCTGTGGGCACAAAACGAGCTGCCAGACTTTGGGGGCAACATCCTTCtagcccctgctgcccctgcactTCACGTGCCCGGGAAACCTCAGCCGTCAGACGTGATTCAACCTCCAGACGAGGGGGTGTCCAGCCAGCTGCCCCGgcagccaggctgcctgctcCCTCTGCAGAGCAGGAACAGCATCGGTGCCTCTGAGAACCTCGAGAACCCTCCCAAGATGGGAGAAGAGGAGGCCCTTCCATCGCAG CAGGTGGCAAAAGGTGCTCAGGAGCAGCGTGGCCTGGAGAGAGTTCAGCAGGGTCCAGCTCCTCCGCCCCCACAAGGGCCCAGAGCAGCACCTTCAGAACCCTCAAACCCAGAAAGTCTACCACTACGAGGACAGCCCCCAAACTCAGCAAGTCCAGCTCCAGCTGACCCGACCCAGCAGCTGCTCCCTCGGCCACCTCGGTCCTCCAGCGCGTCGCTCGTGTCCAGCAGCCCAAGCCAGGCATCCGCGCCCCTGGGCCAGCAATGGGCGCAGCCGCTGCCCCTGGACTTGGCGTCTTACTACTATTACAGATCCCCGTACGACGGCTACCAGGCCCAGTACCCCTCCCCGTACCCGCCGGACCCTGGTACCGCCCCGCTTTACTACCAG GACGTCTACGGCCTCTACGAGCCCAGATACAGGCCCTACGATAGCACGGCCCCCGCCTATGCCGACAACTACCGCTGCCCCGAGCCCGAGCGGCCCAGCTCCCGGGCGAGCCACTGCTCAGACCGGCCGTCTGCCAG GCGAGGGCACCCCGAAGGTCACTCGAATTCCGAACGTGGATGGAGCAGCCAGAGTGATTACGCCAGCTACTACTGCGGCCGGTACGACTACGGAG AGCCGGGTCGCTGGGATCGGTACCCCTACGGCTCCAGGTTCAGGGATCCCCGCCCCTACGACCGCAGTTACTGGTTTGATGCAGACTACGAGCTGTACAGGAAAGAAAGCTACGCTTACGCTGacag GCCTGAGAGGTACGATGACCCCTGGAAGTACGACCCTCGCTTCACGGGGAGTTTCGATGATGACCCCGAGCCCCACAGGGACCCTTATGGGGACGACGCAGACCGACGCAGCGTGCACAGCGAGCACTCGGCACAGAGCCTGCGCAGTGCACCCAGCCGCCACAGCAGCTTCAGCGCCCACTCACAGCAG AGTCAGGTTTACAGAAGTCGCAGTGTGGCTGTGGGTCCTTACgaggccccacctccacccagctccttcCACGGGGACTATGCCTATGACACCTGCGTCAGCAATTTCAGCGGCACCCAGGGCTTCACAGAGTATGGCTACCCTGTCGACGCCGGCTGGCCTGCTGTGGAGCAAG CTCCATCGCGACCCACGTCTCCTGAGAAGTTCTCGGTGCCTCACGTCTGTGCCAGGTTTGGCCCCGGGGGTCAGCTCATCAAAGTGATCCCTAACCTGCCTTCGGAAGGACAGCCGGCCTTGGTGGAAGTACACAGCATGGAG ACACTGCTGCAGCACTTGCCGGAGCAGGAGGAGATGCGCGCGTTCCCGGGGCCGCTCGGCAA AGACGACACGCATAAAGTGGATGTTATTAATTTTGCACAGAACAAAGCCACAAAATGTTTGCAGAATGAGAACTTAATTGACAAAGAGTCTGCAAATCTTCTCTGGAACTTTATCATTCTGTTATGCAGACAGAATGGG ACTGTAGTGGGAACCGACATTGCAGAATTGTTGTTACAAGACCACAAAACAGTGTGGCTTCCCGGGAAGTCACCCAACGAAGCCAACCTGATTGACTTCACGAACGAGGCCCTGGAGCAAGCGGAGGAGGAGGAGTCAGGGGAGGCCCAGCTCTCGTTTCTCACCGACAGTCAGGCCGCTGCTGCCAGCACGcaggagaaggagacagagaggttCAGAGAGCTGCTGCTCTACGGCCGTAAGAAG GATGCTTTGGAGTCTGCAATGAAAAATGGCTTGTGGGGCCATGCTCTGTTGCTCGCCAGTAAGATGGACGGCCGGACCCACGCCCGCGTCATGACCAG GTTCGCCAACAGTCTTCCCATCAACGACCCCCTGCAGACCGTCTACCAGCTGATGTCTGGGCGGATGCCTGCGGCGTCCACG TGCTGTGGAGATGAGAAGTGGGGAGACTGGAGGCCGCACCTGGCTATGGTTCTGTCCAACCTGAGCCACAACGTGGAGGTGGAGTCGAGGACAATGGCCACGATGGGCGACACGCTAG CTTCGAAGGGCCTCTTAGACGCTGCGCACTTTTGCTACCTCATGGCCCAGGTCGGATTCGGGGTTTacacaaagaaaaccacaaaactcGTCCTGATTGGATCGAACCACAG TTTACCGTTTTTAAAGTTTGCGACCAACGAAGCCATTCAGAGGACAGAAGCCTATGAGTACGCTCAGTCGCTGGGGGCCCAGTCTGACCCCTTGCCCGACTTCCAG gtGTTCAAGTTCATCTACTCGTGCCGCCTGGCGGACGTGGGGCTGGCCACCCAGGCCTTCCACTACTGTGAGGCGATCGCCAGGAGTGTCCTGTTGCAGCCCCAGAGCCACTCCCCCGTGCTCATCAGCCAGCTGGTTGAG ATCGCTTCCCAGTTACGGCTCTTCGACCCGCAGCTGAAGGAGAAGCCCGAGGAGGAGTCCTTTGCGGAGCCTGTCTGGCTGGTCCAGCTGCGGCGGGTGCAGAAGCAGGTCAAG GAGGGCGCTGCTCTGTGGAGCCAGGACACAGCCTTCCCCCGGCCCTGCCCCAGCACACCAAGCTCCGAGGGGGGACAGCGTGACGGCCTGGGGCTCGCGCAGCCCTTGGACCTGGGCGCTGAGAATCCGCTGCTGGCACCGCCTGTGCCCAGCACCGAGCACGCTGGCCAGGGCGTGTGGCTGCTGCCCTCAG CTCTGCCGACGCTCCACGACAGCCAGCCTGCCTTCCCGGCCAGGGTGCCAGTGTTCCCAGTGCCACCCCTGGGTCCTGCTGAGCCGGGGCCTGGCTATGGGCTCCCAGGGGCTGCACTTGGCTTTGCAGAGACCTCCGGGCCTGCTCCGGCAGCCCTGTACCCGGGGCCTGGCCTGCCGCCCAGCGCACCATCCCTCCAGGACAGTGAGCGCCCACTGCGGGAGTCTAGGCCCCAGGACCCAG GAGCAGCGCCGCGGGACCCCCGTGGGGGAGACTTGCTGGCGGAGCGAAGAGAAGAGGACCTTGGTGGCAAAGTCGATGTG GGCTCCTCGAGGACGCTGCTGGACTCGGAGGCCCCTCTGGCATGGGGGGCTGCCCGCCCTGGTGCCCTGCAGCCCCCGTCTCTGACACCTGCTCCCCAAGTGGAGAACTCTGTACAAGCGGCCAGAAAGGAAGCCAAGGAGCCTAAGAAG GGCGGCGGGTCCTGGCTGTCCTGGCTGACCGGGAAGAAGCGGACAGAAGCGTTTCTGCCGGAAGACACACACAAGTCG ATCGTCTGGGACGAGAAGAAGAACCGGTGGGTGGACACCAGTGAGCCAGAGGAGGAG AAGAAAGCTCCACCCCCGCCTCCAATGTCACTTCCCACGGCTCCGCAAGCTGCTGCCCCTGGGCCTGGAGGGGCCCCTAGAGCTTCTGTGAACATGTTTTCCAGGAAAGCAG GTGGTACGCGCGCACGCTACGTGGACGTCCTGAACCCAGGCGGGCCCCAGCGCGCCGACCCAGCTCTTGCTCCCGCGGACCTCTTTGCCCCGCTTGCCCCACTCCCATTCCCGGCGCCCTTGTTCGGACCAAACCCAG aggcagagggagcccCACCCTCAGAGGGGGCCGTCAGGGAGGGACACGCCCCAGCTGGGGGTCCAGCCCATCCAGAGCCTTCCTTGGAACCCAAG GTTGTCAGCTCGGCAGCCTCGCTCCCTGCATCTGATCTGGCCCCCTGCCCAGTGGACGGCTCCCaggggggagag CTTTCGCGCTGTAGCTCAATGAGTTCCCTGTCGCGTGAAGTGAGCCAGCATCTTAACCAG GCTCCCAGCGACCAGCCCCCAGCTGCAGGCGTCCCCGGGGCCGCTGTGCCCTTCTACAACCCCACGCAGTTTGCACAG GCCTCTGTCACCTCAGGAAGTTCAAGGTCGGGGAGGATTGGCCAGAGGAAATACCCAGCCTTGAGGTAG